A stretch of Microbulbifer sp. SAOS-129_SWC DNA encodes these proteins:
- the soxR gene encoding redox-sensitive transcriptional activator SoxR has translation MTKGGGLSRELSVGAVSERSGVPVSALHFYESKGLISSWRTAGNQRRYGRDVLRRLGIIKVAQRVGIPLAEIKTALDTLPDGRTPNKKDWSRLSARWREDLNSRIEQLTRMRKRLDGCIGCGCLSMGSCPLYNPGDSAAERGSGAQYLEGDP, from the coding sequence ATGACAAAAGGCGGCGGCCTGAGCCGTGAACTGAGTGTGGGGGCGGTATCTGAGCGCAGCGGTGTGCCGGTGTCGGCACTGCACTTCTATGAGAGCAAGGGGCTGATCAGCAGCTGGCGCACTGCCGGCAACCAGCGTCGCTACGGGCGCGATGTGCTGCGGCGCCTGGGGATCATCAAGGTGGCGCAGCGGGTGGGGATTCCACTGGCGGAGATCAAGACGGCGCTGGATACCCTGCCGGACGGGCGCACGCCGAACAAGAAAGACTGGAGCCGGTTGTCGGCGCGCTGGCGCGAGGACCTGAACAGCCGCATCGAACAGCTGACCCGAATGCGCAAGCGCCTCGATGGCTGTATTGGTTGCGGTTGTCTATCGATGGGCAGTTGCCCGCTGTACAACCCCGGTGATAGCGCCGCGGAGCGGGGTAGTGGTGCGCAGTACCTGGAGGGTGATCCCTGA
- a CDS encoding MFS transporter, producing MTTPLTTSIPAPASPLPVRDSLPQRITLLCLAALTVMAGATVVPSLPALQDHFADSNHSELLSKMVLTLPALSIALGAPLAGVAADRWGRLPLLLGALLLYALAGTSGLIADSLPALLAGRALLGLAAAGTMTAVTALAGDYYRGTQRKNFMGSKAAFVSFGGVVFLLIGGLLADWHWRAPFAVYALALLLLPAVLRNLRELPRFTDTAAATAEQAPAHNRPLLAAVLGAALLASLAFFLIPTQMPFLLRELGITQPSRAGLAIGCGNLAAAVSALLLYRRLRLRNSGLVAASFAVMGTGLLLVTSAEGYGVLILALVLFGLGKGVLMPHLAARALELAPAALRGRVAGALTASLFLGQFLSPLASQPLVAHFGLTAGFAVMGTVLLLVAAATAAAICWPDYKMNAYSVMMK from the coding sequence ATGACCACACCGCTAACGACTTCGATCCCGGCACCGGCAAGCCCGCTTCCGGTCCGCGACAGCCTGCCGCAACGCATAACCCTGCTGTGCCTGGCGGCGCTGACGGTTATGGCCGGCGCCACCGTCGTGCCCTCGCTGCCGGCGCTGCAGGACCACTTTGCCGACAGCAACCACAGCGAACTGCTGAGTAAAATGGTGTTGACCCTGCCAGCACTCTCCATCGCCCTGGGGGCACCACTGGCGGGCGTCGCTGCCGACCGCTGGGGGCGACTGCCACTGTTACTCGGCGCGCTGCTGTTATACGCGCTGGCGGGAACTTCCGGACTGATTGCCGACAGCCTGCCGGCACTGCTGGCGGGACGCGCACTGCTCGGCCTGGCTGCCGCGGGTACCATGACCGCAGTCACGGCACTGGCCGGGGATTATTACCGCGGCACCCAGCGGAAAAATTTCATGGGCAGCAAGGCCGCGTTTGTCAGCTTCGGCGGTGTGGTGTTCCTGCTCATCGGCGGCCTGCTGGCGGACTGGCACTGGCGCGCGCCCTTTGCCGTCTATGCCCTGGCGCTGCTGCTGTTGCCGGCGGTGCTGCGCAACCTGCGCGAACTGCCACGCTTCACGGACACCGCCGCGGCCACTGCCGAACAGGCCCCGGCGCACAACCGCCCGCTGCTCGCCGCGGTACTGGGCGCGGCACTGTTGGCCAGCCTGGCATTTTTCCTGATTCCCACGCAGATGCCGTTCCTGTTGCGCGAGTTGGGTATCACCCAGCCGAGCCGCGCGGGGCTCGCCATCGGCTGTGGCAACCTGGCCGCAGCTGTCAGTGCGCTGCTGCTATACCGCCGCCTGCGCTTGCGCAACAGCGGCCTGGTCGCCGCCAGTTTCGCGGTGATGGGCACGGGCCTGCTGCTGGTGACCAGCGCAGAGGGCTACGGCGTCCTGATACTGGCACTGGTGCTGTTCGGTCTCGGCAAGGGCGTGCTGATGCCACACCTGGCCGCGCGCGCGCTGGAACTGGCTCCGGCAGCACTGCGCGGGCGCGTCGCCGGCGCCCTGACCGCGAGCCTGTTCCTCGGCCAGTTCCTGTCGCCACTGGCAAGCCAGCCGCTGGTCGCACATTTCGGTCTGACCGCAGGCTTCGCTGTGATGGGCACAGTGCTGTTACTGGTGGCGGCGGCTACCGCGGCCGCGATCTGCTGGCCCGACTACAAAATGAATGCGTATTCGGTAATGATGAAATAG
- a CDS encoding antibiotic biosynthesis monooxygenase — MILEVAQLDIKAGQCADFERAFTEAQSIIAAMPGYLSHQLQKCVEKENRCLLLVRWQTLEDHTEGFRGSAKYQRWKALLHHFYDPFPEVEHYRLLSGSDDL; from the coding sequence GTGATACTGGAAGTCGCGCAGCTCGATATCAAAGCCGGCCAGTGTGCCGACTTTGAACGGGCCTTTACCGAAGCCCAGTCCATCATCGCCGCCATGCCCGGCTACCTCAGCCACCAGTTGCAAAAATGTGTGGAAAAGGAAAACCGCTGCCTGCTGCTGGTGCGCTGGCAGACGCTCGAGGATCACACAGAGGGTTTCCGCGGCTCGGCGAAATACCAGCGCTGGAAAGCGTTACTGCATCACTTCTATGATCCGTTTCCCGAGGTGGAGCACTACAGACTTTTATCCGGTAGCGACGATTTGTAG
- the nirD gene encoding nitrite reductase small subunit NirD: MGENSAGPRIAGQTSPQDAGQQSIALFFIPGAEPQLYAIDNWDPLAAAGVISRGIIAEIDGELTVASPLYKHHFRLRDGICLEDDSVQLGSYRVAFDGDTVLVAGAEKF, translated from the coding sequence GTGGGCGAGAATTCTGCTGGCCCGCGTATTGCGGGGCAGACCAGCCCGCAAGATGCGGGACAGCAGAGTATCGCCCTCTTTTTTATTCCCGGCGCCGAGCCGCAGCTCTACGCCATCGACAACTGGGATCCGCTCGCCGCCGCCGGCGTCATCTCCCGCGGCATCATTGCCGAAATCGACGGTGAGCTGACGGTCGCCTCACCACTGTACAAGCACCACTTCCGCTTGCGCGATGGTATCTGCCTCGAGGACGACAGTGTGCAGCTCGGCAGTTACCGCGTCGCCTTCGACGGCGACACCGTACTGGTTGCCGGCGCAGAAAAGTTCTGA
- a CDS encoding nitrate reductase has translation MGPSERFHAHKTCTTCPYCGVGCGVAATRELRGTTETISVSGDAQHPANAGRLCVKGAALADTLGERGRLLRPRLHGEECDWDTAMDYMAAQFTRTIAEHGPDSVAFYLSGQLLTEDYYVANKLMKGFIGSGNVDTNSRLCMSSAVAAYKRALGADAVPCCYEDLEQAELVVLVGSNAAWTHPILFQRMQSADTKLVVIDPRTSATAEMADLHLAITPGSDAALWNGLLNYLHSHGHLDHPFIEQHTENFVDTIAAAAGWSLAETAQACGVERQQLRDFFRLFARSDKTVSFYSQGINQSSSGTDKNNAVINCHLATGRIGKPGCGPFSITGQPNAMGGREVGGLANMLAAHMDFTPQDIDRVGRFWQTDRVARKPGLKAVDLFQAVERGEIKALWIMATNPAVSMPDAARVAEALRNCPLVVVSDCVADTDTARCADLLLPATTWAEKNGTVTNSERRISRQRSFLPPPGEARHDWQIVCDLAARLGHRKAFDYRHPAEIFREHAALSGFENGGRRAFDISALAGLSRRQYDQLQPVQWPANAINPNGSQRLFGDGRFFTDSGRARFIAVAPRAPQQQRSNDFPLWLNSGRMRDQWHTMTRTGRARQLLDHSELPELQIHPADAARWQVRDGQLVQLRSARGRMRGRAAVTATQKAGEVFAPIHWSESLAGDSRVSALAEPVIDPHSGQPEFKQIAVALQPLAAHSYLRLVCSAAVTERLQTRLADIDALVHWYRVPCAGGYRYELALGQTPDCRMLAQQLLAEVAEPLHWQQLHLPAGERWLVHTDALQLLLFSATDWQQLPDRRALEQWLQQPLPQQPAQLLQKVAPAPQIICSCMQVSREQIECAIDAGADSVEQLGAELGCGTNCGSCKAEIAALLRTQTQHVA, from the coding sequence ATGGGGCCAAGCGAGCGGTTTCACGCGCACAAAACCTGCACCACCTGTCCCTACTGCGGCGTCGGCTGCGGCGTGGCCGCCACCCGCGAGCTGCGCGGCACTACCGAGACCATCAGCGTCAGCGGCGACGCGCAGCATCCGGCCAATGCCGGCCGCCTGTGCGTCAAGGGCGCCGCGCTGGCCGATACTCTCGGCGAGCGTGGGCGGCTGCTGCGCCCGCGCCTGCACGGCGAGGAGTGCGACTGGGACACGGCGATGGACTATATGGCCGCGCAGTTCACCCGCACCATCGCCGAGCACGGCCCGGACTCGGTGGCCTTTTACCTGTCCGGCCAGTTGCTGACCGAAGACTACTATGTGGCCAACAAACTGATGAAGGGCTTTATCGGCAGTGGCAATGTAGATACCAACTCGCGCCTGTGCATGTCGTCGGCAGTAGCCGCGTACAAACGCGCGCTGGGTGCCGATGCCGTGCCCTGCTGTTACGAGGATCTGGAGCAAGCAGAACTGGTGGTGCTGGTGGGCTCCAACGCCGCCTGGACCCATCCGATCCTGTTCCAGCGCATGCAGTCAGCGGATACCAAACTGGTGGTCATCGATCCGCGCACCAGCGCCACCGCAGAAATGGCCGATCTACATCTGGCGATCACACCGGGCAGCGACGCCGCGCTGTGGAACGGGTTGCTGAATTACCTGCACAGCCACGGCCACCTGGACCATCCGTTTATCGAGCAGCATACGGAAAACTTCGTCGACACGATCGCCGCGGCCGCGGGCTGGTCGCTGGCGGAAACCGCACAGGCCTGCGGTGTAGAGCGGCAACAGCTGCGGGATTTTTTCCGGCTGTTCGCACGCAGCGACAAGACCGTGAGTTTCTATTCCCAGGGCATCAACCAGTCCAGCAGCGGCACTGACAAGAACAATGCCGTCATCAATTGCCACCTGGCCACCGGCCGTATCGGCAAGCCCGGTTGCGGTCCCTTCTCGATCACCGGCCAGCCCAACGCCATGGGCGGGCGCGAAGTCGGCGGGCTGGCCAATATGCTTGCCGCACATATGGATTTTACCCCGCAGGATATCGACCGCGTGGGGCGCTTCTGGCAGACCGACAGGGTTGCGCGGAAGCCCGGCCTCAAGGCCGTTGATTTATTTCAGGCGGTGGAACGCGGCGAGATCAAGGCGCTGTGGATCATGGCCACCAATCCGGCGGTGAGTATGCCGGACGCCGCGCGCGTGGCCGAAGCACTGCGCAACTGCCCACTGGTGGTGGTGTCCGACTGCGTCGCCGACACCGATACCGCGCGCTGCGCCGACCTGCTACTGCCGGCCACCACCTGGGCGGAAAAAAACGGCACCGTCACCAATTCCGAGCGGCGCATCTCGCGACAGCGCAGCTTCCTGCCGCCGCCTGGCGAAGCGCGCCACGACTGGCAGATCGTCTGCGACCTGGCCGCGCGCCTCGGCCACCGGAAAGCGTTCGATTACCGTCACCCGGCGGAAATTTTCCGCGAACACGCGGCCCTGTCCGGGTTTGAAAACGGCGGCCGCCGCGCCTTCGATATTTCCGCGCTGGCCGGCCTCAGCCGGCGCCAGTACGACCAGCTGCAACCAGTGCAATGGCCGGCCAACGCGATCAACCCCAACGGCAGCCAACGACTGTTTGGCGACGGCCGTTTCTTCACAGACTCCGGTCGCGCGCGCTTTATCGCCGTGGCACCGCGCGCACCGCAACAGCAACGCAGCAATGACTTCCCGCTGTGGCTGAACAGCGGTCGCATGCGCGACCAGTGGCACACCATGACCCGCACCGGCCGCGCGCGCCAGCTGCTCGATCACAGCGAACTGCCCGAGCTGCAGATCCACCCCGCCGACGCCGCGCGCTGGCAGGTACGCGACGGCCAGCTGGTGCAATTGCGCAGCGCGCGCGGACGAATGCGCGGGCGTGCCGCAGTCACCGCCACACAGAAAGCCGGCGAAGTGTTCGCACCGATTCACTGGAGCGAGAGCCTCGCCGGCGACAGCCGCGTCAGCGCGCTGGCGGAGCCGGTCATCGATCCGCACTCGGGCCAGCCGGAGTTCAAACAGATCGCCGTCGCGTTGCAGCCACTGGCCGCACACAGTTATCTGCGCCTGGTGTGTAGCGCCGCCGTGACCGAGCGTCTGCAAACCCGGTTGGCGGATATCGACGCGCTGGTGCACTGGTACCGCGTGCCCTGTGCGGGCGGCTACCGCTACGAGCTGGCACTGGGACAAACGCCGGACTGCCGCATGCTGGCGCAACAACTACTGGCCGAGGTCGCGGAACCGCTGCACTGGCAGCAACTGCACCTGCCCGCCGGTGAACGCTGGCTAGTGCACACGGACGCTCTGCAGCTGCTGTTGTTCAGTGCCACAGACTGGCAGCAACTACCGGATCGCCGCGCGCTGGAGCAGTGGCTGCAACAGCCACTGCCACAGCAGCCGGCACAACTGCTGCAGAAAGTCGCCCCGGCGCCACAGATCATCTGCAGCTGTATGCAGGTCTCGCGCGAGCAGATCGAGTGCGCCATCGACGCCGGCGCCGACTCGGTAGAGCAGCTTGGCGCCGAACTCGGCTGCGGCACCAACTGCGGCTCCTGTAAAGCGGAAATCGCCGCGCTGCTGCGCACGCAAACTCAACACGTCGCCTGA
- a CDS encoding dienelactone hydrolase family protein yields the protein MHSESVDYTVNGEAFTGYIAYDDSSSEKRPGVLLIHEWWGHSDFVREQADMLAAEGYTAFALDLFGSGKSANNPTDATELMNNALNTPGAIEARFRAALELLQQHETVDSQKIAAQGYCFGGAVALNMARLGIDLKGAISYHGTLQSDIQVKPGSIKAELQVYTGGADDMVPTEQVTGFVGEMQKAGVKFELTSYPGVKHGFTNPAATGKGEKFGIPLAYNADTAADAWKGTVAFYRRIFA from the coding sequence GTGCACAGTGAATCTGTCGACTACACCGTAAACGGTGAAGCCTTTACCGGTTATATCGCCTACGATGACAGCAGCAGCGAAAAACGCCCCGGGGTTCTGTTGATTCACGAGTGGTGGGGCCACAGTGATTTCGTGCGTGAACAGGCCGACATGCTGGCCGCAGAGGGTTACACCGCCTTCGCGCTGGACCTGTTCGGCAGCGGCAAGAGTGCCAACAATCCCACCGATGCCACCGAACTGATGAATAATGCCCTGAACACCCCCGGTGCCATCGAAGCGCGCTTCCGCGCGGCGCTGGAGCTGCTGCAGCAGCACGAAACCGTCGACTCACAAAAAATCGCCGCGCAGGGCTATTGCTTCGGCGGCGCCGTGGCGCTGAATATGGCGCGGCTCGGCATCGACCTGAAGGGCGCCATCAGCTATCACGGCACCCTGCAAAGCGATATCCAGGTGAAGCCCGGCAGCATCAAGGCGGAACTGCAGGTCTACACCGGCGGTGCCGACGATATGGTACCCACCGAGCAGGTCACCGGCTTTGTCGGGGAAATGCAGAAAGCCGGGGTGAAATTCGAGCTAACCAGTTATCCCGGCGTCAAACACGGCTTTACCAACCCCGCCGCCACCGGCAAAGGGGAAAAATTCGGCATCCCCCTCGCCTACAACGCAGACACCGCGGCCGATGCCTGGAAGGGCACCGTCGCCTTCTACCGCCGTATTTTCGCTTAA
- a CDS encoding TetR/AcrR family transcriptional regulator, protein MSEQSPIAAARGRPKDPVKRRAILDAAKVLFLTHGFAGTSMDAVAAAAGVSKLTVYNHFSDKETLFFTAVESKCEDQMPLPMFTLEQGDSVEEMLNRIGVAFLEMIDSEESLHLMRLLCAMAGQDAEMARLFYEAGPKRTMSGMERFLRRATELELLDVADPIGAAEFFFGMLQGGCRHTLILTGCSEPPADNRPLVSEVVRRFVRAYAV, encoded by the coding sequence ATGTCTGAACAGTCACCGATAGCCGCCGCGCGCGGCCGTCCCAAGGATCCGGTCAAGCGCCGGGCGATTCTCGATGCGGCCAAGGTGTTGTTCCTGACCCACGGCTTCGCCGGCACCAGCATGGATGCCGTGGCGGCCGCCGCCGGTGTGTCCAAGCTCACCGTCTACAACCACTTTTCCGACAAGGAGACGCTGTTCTTCACCGCGGTGGAATCGAAGTGCGAGGACCAGATGCCGCTGCCGATGTTTACCCTGGAGCAGGGCGACTCGGTGGAGGAAATGCTGAACCGCATCGGCGTGGCCTTTCTGGAAATGATCGACAGCGAGGAATCGCTGCACCTGATGCGCTTGCTGTGTGCCATGGCCGGCCAGGATGCGGAGATGGCGCGGCTGTTTTACGAGGCGGGCCCGAAACGCACCATGAGCGGCATGGAGCGTTTCCTGCGGCGGGCAACAGAGCTGGAACTGCTGGATGTGGCCGATCCCATCGGAGCGGCAGAGTTTTTCTTCGGTATGTTGCAGGGCGGATGCCGCCACACCCTGATCCTGACCGGTTGCAGTGAGCCGCCCGCGGATAACCGCCCGCTGGTGAGCGAGGTGGTGCGGCGTTTTGTGCGGGCTTATGCGGTCTGA
- a CDS encoding NAD(P)H-dependent oxidoreductase, giving the protein MDNRMEIALIYGSDREGRLCDSIANWTAAQLEKHTDYKLQRIDPADLPQPRELRAQLARAEGFVVVTPEYNHGYPAPLKALIDSAKAEWQAKPVAFVGYGGLSGGIRALEQLRLVFAELHAVTLRDSVTFINAWEQFDSDGQLQSPERAERSMKRMLAYLHWWLGALRDARRAQAYGEIAQ; this is encoded by the coding sequence ATGGACAACCGCATGGAAATCGCACTGATCTACGGCAGCGACCGCGAAGGCCGCCTGTGCGACAGCATCGCCAACTGGACCGCCGCACAACTGGAAAAACACACTGACTACAAACTGCAGCGCATCGACCCCGCCGACCTGCCGCAGCCGCGCGAGCTGCGCGCGCAGCTCGCGCGCGCGGAGGGTTTTGTCGTGGTCACACCGGAATACAACCACGGCTACCCCGCGCCGCTGAAAGCCCTGATCGATTCCGCCAAGGCCGAATGGCAGGCCAAGCCGGTGGCGTTTGTCGGCTACGGCGGCCTGTCGGGCGGCATCCGCGCCCTGGAGCAGCTCCGCCTGGTATTCGCCGAACTGCATGCGGTGACGCTGCGCGACAGCGTGACGTTTATCAATGCCTGGGAGCAATTCGACAGCGACGGCCAACTGCAATCACCGGAGCGCGCCGAACGATCCATGAAACGTATGCTCGCGTACCTGCACTGGTGGCTCGGCGCCCTGCGCGATGCACGCCGCGCACAGGCCTACGGGGAGATTGCACAATGA
- the glp gene encoding gephyrin-like molybdotransferase Glp — protein MTADRCLQPGLIPVEHARQQLLDAVAPLRDTETLPLEQACGRVLAQDAGAQLDLPPCDNSAMDGYALAGDGDTFTLTGKSLAGHPFDGTLKAGECARITTGAPLPAGADRVVMQEQAELAGEVLHLHTSAAVGEHIRRRGEDVCVGQCLLRAGHPIRVADIALLAAAGISHVTAIRRLRAAVLSVGDELRPLETPAAELGRGDIYDSNRIALKAALAQMNIEVIDLGCQPDDPGTIRDAFMRARDSADIVITSGGVSVGDADYTRRVLEELGQLEMWRLAIKPGKPFAFGRLPREPADGGNAGAALFFGLPGNPVSALVTLYQLVLPALEKVRGVAESARHPRLQSRARLINPIRKAPGRTDYQRGFTYRDGDGLQVVESAGIQGSHILSGFARANCFIVLSQDSGDCATGDWVTIEPFLGPLV, from the coding sequence ATGACCGCCGACCGCTGCCTTCAACCCGGCCTGATCCCCGTCGAGCACGCACGCCAGCAGTTGCTGGATGCCGTCGCCCCGCTGCGGGATACCGAAACCCTGCCATTGGAACAGGCCTGCGGCCGCGTGCTGGCGCAAGACGCCGGGGCGCAACTCGACCTGCCGCCCTGTGACAACTCCGCGATGGACGGCTACGCCCTGGCCGGCGACGGCGATACCTTTACCCTGACCGGCAAGAGCCTCGCCGGCCATCCGTTCGACGGAACACTCAAAGCCGGCGAATGCGCACGCATTACCACCGGCGCACCGCTGCCAGCTGGTGCCGACCGCGTAGTGATGCAGGAGCAGGCAGAGCTTGCCGGCGAGGTGTTGCACCTGCATACAAGCGCCGCTGTCGGCGAACACATCCGCCGCCGCGGCGAGGATGTGTGCGTGGGCCAGTGTCTGCTGCGCGCCGGTCACCCCATCCGCGTGGCGGATATCGCATTGCTCGCCGCAGCCGGGATCAGCCACGTAACAGCAATACGCCGGCTGCGCGCCGCGGTACTATCGGTGGGCGACGAGCTGCGCCCGCTCGAAACCCCGGCGGCCGAACTCGGCCGCGGCGATATCTACGACAGTAATCGCATCGCATTGAAGGCGGCGCTGGCGCAAATGAATATCGAGGTGATCGATCTCGGCTGCCAACCTGATGATCCCGGCACCATTCGCGATGCGTTTATGCGTGCGCGCGATAGCGCCGATATCGTGATCACCAGCGGCGGCGTGTCGGTGGGTGACGCGGATTACACCCGCCGCGTACTCGAGGAACTCGGTCAACTGGAAATGTGGCGCCTGGCGATCAAGCCCGGCAAGCCGTTCGCCTTTGGCCGCCTGCCGCGCGAACCGGCCGATGGCGGCAACGCCGGCGCGGCGTTGTTCTTCGGCCTGCCCGGCAATCCGGTTTCCGCGCTGGTCACCCTTTACCAGCTGGTGCTGCCGGCACTGGAAAAGGTCCGCGGCGTCGCAGAAAGCGCGCGTCACCCGCGCCTGCAGAGCCGCGCGCGGCTGATCAACCCGATCCGCAAGGCACCGGGGCGCACCGACTACCAGCGCGGCTTTACCTATCGTGACGGTGACGGCCTGCAGGTGGTGGAGAGCGCCGGTATCCAGGGTAGCCATATTCTCTCTGGCTTCGCCCGCGCCAACTGTTTTATCGTGTTGTCACAGGACAGCGGTGATTGCGCCACCGGTGACTGGGTTACGATCGAGCCTTTCCTGGGACCATTGGTGTAA
- a CDS encoding VOC family protein, whose product MTTPFQIRQIDHIVLRVSDLQAMLDFYCGLLGCTVEREQRDIGLYQLRAGSSLIDLVPVNQKLGRAGGAAPGREGRNLDHLCLRVEPFNAETIIQYLRNRGVDPGQVESRYGAEGEGPSLYITDPESNVVELKGPPWDQ is encoded by the coding sequence ATGACAACACCATTTCAGATCCGCCAGATTGACCATATCGTCTTGCGCGTCAGCGACCTGCAGGCAATGCTCGATTTCTATTGCGGCCTGCTCGGCTGCACCGTCGAGCGGGAGCAGCGCGATATCGGCCTGTACCAGCTGCGCGCCGGCAGCAGCCTGATTGACCTGGTGCCGGTCAACCAGAAGCTCGGCCGTGCCGGCGGCGCCGCGCCGGGGCGCGAAGGGCGCAACCTGGATCACCTGTGCCTGCGCGTCGAGCCCTTCAATGCCGAGACCATCATCCAGTATCTGCGCAATCGCGGTGTGGATCCGGGCCAGGTGGAGTCCCGCTACGGCGCCGAGGGCGAGGGTCCGTCCCTGTACATCACCGATCCGGAATCCAATGTGGTGGAACTGAAAGGTCCGCCGTGGGATCAATAA
- a CDS encoding ABC transporter ATP-binding protein, which produces MEPIISVNGLSKTYAGGFTALKNVDLQIRRGEIFALLGPNGAGKTTLISIVCGIVNPSGGTVTAAGHDIVRDYRAARRAIGLVPQELATDSFESVWTTVNFSRGLFGKAPNPAYIEKLLRQLSLWEKKDSKIMALSGGMKRRVMIAKALSHEPDILFLDEPTAGVDVELRKDMWDMVRELRESGVTVILTTHYIEEAEEMADRVGVINRGEVVLVEEKDTLMQKMGEKELSLQLLEPLQQVPEVLSDLPLTLSEDGNQLVYRFDIKSSDTGIAELLRRLNTAEIEFRDLHTRESSLEEIFVGLVRGAREEKIVQLSGEVQE; this is translated from the coding sequence GTGGAACCGATTATTTCCGTCAACGGGCTCAGTAAAACCTACGCCGGAGGTTTTACTGCGCTGAAAAACGTCGACCTGCAAATCCGGCGCGGGGAGATCTTCGCGCTGTTGGGGCCAAACGGCGCCGGCAAGACCACCCTGATCAGTATTGTCTGCGGTATCGTCAATCCGAGCGGCGGCACTGTCACTGCGGCGGGCCACGATATCGTGCGCGATTACCGCGCCGCGCGCCGCGCCATCGGCCTGGTGCCCCAGGAACTGGCCACGGATTCGTTCGAGAGTGTGTGGACCACGGTCAATTTCAGCCGCGGCCTGTTCGGCAAGGCACCGAACCCGGCTTATATCGAGAAGCTGCTGCGCCAGCTGTCGCTGTGGGAAAAGAAGGACAGCAAGATCATGGCGCTGTCCGGCGGGATGAAACGCCGGGTGATGATCGCCAAGGCGCTGTCCCACGAACCGGATATCCTGTTTCTGGACGAGCCGACCGCGGGCGTAGACGTGGAGCTGCGCAAGGATATGTGGGACATGGTGCGCGAACTGCGCGAATCCGGGGTCACCGTGATCCTGACCACCCACTATATCGAAGAAGCCGAGGAGATGGCCGACCGGGTGGGAGTCATCAACCGCGGCGAAGTCGTGCTGGTAGAGGAGAAAGATACCCTGATGCAGAAAATGGGTGAGAAAGAACTCAGCCTGCAGCTCCTGGAGCCACTGCAGCAGGTACCCGAAGTACTGTCGGACCTGCCATTGACGCTGAGCGAAGACGGCAACCAGCTGGTCTACCGTTTCGATATCAAGAGCAGCGATACCGGTATTGCCGAGCTGCTGCGCCGGCTCAACACCGCCGAAATCGAATTCCGCGACCTGCACACGCGCGAAAGCTCACTGGAGGAGATCTTTGTCGGCCTGGTGCGCGGCGCACGTGAAGAGAAAATAGTGCAGCTGAGCGGGGAGGTGCAGGAATGA
- a CDS encoding ABC transporter permease — protein sequence MNWYGIRAIYKFEMARTWRTLMQSIASPVLSTSLYFIVFGAAIGSRMGNIDGVSYGAFIIPGLIMLSLLSESISNASFGIFFPQFSGTIYEVLSAPVSAFEIVAGYVGAAATKSIVLGLLILATARCFVDYEILHPFWMLGFLVLTALTFSMFGFIIGVWADDFQKLQVIPLMVITPLTFLGGAFYSINMLPELWQKITLFNPVVYLISGFRWAFYGNADVSVGLSLGMTLLFLLLCMTAVWWIFRTGYRIKS from the coding sequence ATGAACTGGTACGGAATTCGCGCCATCTACAAGTTCGAAATGGCCCGCACCTGGCGTACGCTGATGCAGAGTATCGCCTCGCCGGTGCTGTCCACATCGCTGTACTTTATTGTCTTCGGCGCCGCCATCGGCTCGCGTATGGGCAATATCGACGGCGTCAGTTACGGGGCCTTCATCATCCCCGGGCTGATCATGCTGTCCCTGCTGTCCGAAAGCATCTCCAATGCATCCTTCGGAATTTTCTTCCCGCAGTTCTCCGGCACCATCTACGAGGTGCTGTCAGCGCCGGTATCGGCGTTCGAGATCGTGGCCGGCTACGTGGGCGCCGCGGCCACCAAGTCGATTGTGCTCGGCCTGCTGATCCTGGCCACCGCGCGCTGCTTTGTCGACTACGAAATCCTGCACCCCTTCTGGATGCTCGGTTTCCTGGTACTGACCGCACTGACGTTCAGCATGTTCGGCTTCATCATCGGTGTCTGGGCCGACGACTTCCAGAAACTGCAGGTGATTCCGCTGATGGTGATCACGCCGTTGACTTTCCTCGGTGGCGCCTTCTATTCCATCAATATGCTGCCGGAACTGTGGCAGAAAATTACCCTGTTCAATCCGGTGGTCTATCTGATCAGCGGCTTCCGCTGGGCCTTTTACGGCAATGCGGATGTGAGCGTGGGCCTGAGCCTGGGGATGACACTGCTGTTCCTGCTGCTGTGCATGACCGCAGTGTGGTGGATTTTCCGCACCGGCTACCGGATCAAGAGCTGA